One Spinacia oleracea cultivar Varoflay chromosome 4, BTI_SOV_V1, whole genome shotgun sequence DNA segment encodes these proteins:
- the LOC130471955 gene encoding uncharacterized protein — translation MNIVSTSPPPNYDEVIEAFISLNQEDASRISEKWVRSLIVKAIGKSFSTEYLKSSLQRIWKITPPLQFIALGKGFYNVTIPSEEAREGILSKGPWFVAGHMLFVQPWTPGFKPSQAVISKAPVWVSLLELPIEFHTKPILHRIANEIGAFIRTDMNAIEQNRVSSIVHGEERCPQKRTNREITKNGGSTGDADDDKNLGQDVSQAERVDREEEGEGPWIHVSKKATAGSKKGERKKAPRNKKADSKLAAEGNVGEKGEKRQNHNGQKKKPNGPTGRYTILVQNVTNKLSAQLRKKDLTKAQNKKPSNEVDPNTKDTRKTQTASIDTPTPKIKSPPSKPIKSHPSKTIQTVHLSPPPPSKPQSFDRNLSPSPQQ, via the exons ATGAACATTGTCTCCACTTCCCCTCCACCCAACTATGACGAGGTTATAGAAGCATTTATCAGCCTAAACCAGGAAGATGCGTCAAGAATCTCTGAAAAATGGGTAAGGTCCCTCATTGTAAAGGCAATAGGGAAGTCCTTCTCAACTGAATATTTGAAGTCATCTCTTCAGAGAATCTGGAAAATCACTCCACCCCTGCAATTCATAGCATTAGGGAAAGGTTTTTACAATGTCACGATACCCTCGGAGGAGGCAAGAGAAGGTATCCTCTCGAAGGGACCGTGGTTTGTTGCAGGCCATATGCTCTTTGTCCAACCTTGGACACCAGGCTTTAAACCATCGCAAGCGGTTATTTCAAAAGCTCCAGTGTGGGTCTCACTGCTGGAATTACCAATAGAATTCCACACCAAACCAATTCTGCACCGAATTGCGAATGAAATTGGGGCCTTTATCAGAACAGACATGAACGCAATTGAGCAAAACAGGGTAAG CTCCATTGTCCATGGAGAAGAAAGATGCCCCCAGAAAAGAACAAACAGAGAGATAACCAAGAACGGCGGGAGTACAGGGGATGCTGATGATGACAAAAATTTAGGGCAAGACGTGTCACAAGCAGAAAGGGTTGATAGAGAGGAAGAAGGGGAAGGCCCTTGGATCCATGTTTCAAAAAAGGCGACAGCGGGAAGTAAGAAAGGTGAAAGAAAAAAGGCTCCAAGAAACAAGAAAGCTGATTCGAAGCTTGCTGCAGAAGGCAATGTTGGAGAGAAAGGGGAGAAAAGACAAAACCACAACGGACAAAAGAAAAAACCAAATGGTCCAACAGGGAGGTATACAATTTTAGTCCAAAATGTTACTAACAAATTATCAGCCCAGCTGAGGAAGAAGGATCTCACCAAAGCCCAAAACAAGAAGCCCAGTAATGAAGTGGACCCAAACACCAAAGATACACGGAAAACCCAAACGGCTAGCATTGATACCCCAACTCCAAAAATTAAGTCACCGCCATCTAAACCAATCAAAAGCCACCCTTCAAAGACAATCCAAACCGTCCATttatcaccccccccccccagcaAACCACAGTCGTTCGATCGCAACCTTTCACCTTCTCCTCAACAGTAA